The segment GCCAAAAAAATCTTCAACAACTCCGAGTTTGTCAAAGGACAAGTGGATACGACGTTCGTAGAACGAACCTGGTAATCTTCATTCCAGGCGAGAATCAACATCGTGCTGGCTGATGATTCTACCCACATCCTTAGAGAAAAACCTTGATCCTGTTTGACGGTCGCACTCCGTTGAAAGTGCTATTCTGTCCGGATCGAGTGGAGCGACTGTCCTACATAGGTTTTGCAGCTGCATTACGCTTACTTCCTCTCCGGAAGAGATCGACGAATGCGACAGAGAAACTACGTAATCAATCCGAAATAATTTACTGTTAAACAGAATGAGGTACTTCAATGAAAGTTGGTATTTTAACCGGCGGTGGTGACTGTCCCGGTTTGAACCCGGTTATTCGTGGTGTCGTTCAATCGGTTGCAAATGCCGGCGGAGAAACGATCGGCTTCCTCGAAGGATGGCGTGGCCCGATTGAAGGCAATTTCATCGAACTGACTCCCGAGTCGGTCAGCGACATCATCTTTAAAGGGGGAACCATCCTCGGTTCTTCCCGCACGAATCCAATCAAGGATCCTTCTCTCGTAGAAAAGATCCTTGAGAACATGAAAACGATGAAAATCGACTGTCTCGTTGCCATCGGTGGTGATGACACTCTGGGTGTAGCCAATAAACTGCATTCCGAGCACGGCATGGCCACTATCGGCTGCCCGAAAACAATCGATAATGACCTCAGCAGTACCGACGTTACTTTCGGTTTCGACACTTCCATCAATATCGTGATGGAAGCCATCGACCGCCTGCGTACTACGGCTGAATCTCACCGTCGTGTCATCGTCATCGAAACGATGGGACGTCACGCTGGTTGGATTGCCTGCTATTCGGCCATCGCTTCTGCCGCTGATTATGTCATGGTTCCAGAAATCCCCGCGAACGTGGATGAGATGTGCAGCATTCTGAAAAAACGGCGCGAAGGTGGAAAAAACTACGGTATCGTCGTCGTCTCAGA is part of the Polystyrenella longa genome and harbors:
- a CDS encoding 6-phosphofructokinase — translated: MKVGILTGGGDCPGLNPVIRGVVQSVANAGGETIGFLEGWRGPIEGNFIELTPESVSDIIFKGGTILGSSRTNPIKDPSLVEKILENMKTMKIDCLVAIGGDDTLGVANKLHSEHGMATIGCPKTIDNDLSSTDVTFGFDTSINIVMEAIDRLRTTAESHRRVIVIETMGRHAGWIACYSAIASAADYVMVPEIPANVDEMCSILKKRREGGKNYGIVVVSEGAELAKDEGFVTQSAEVDDFGHVALGGIGEKVADIIEERTGIETRWVTLGHLQRGGTPTAADRVLGTRLGVHAGRLAASGVKGRMVALRGTKIVDVALEDAVGELRTLDLEILDEASEFFK